The Gloeobacter violaceus PCC 7421 DNA window CGTGGTCACCAAGCAGGACCAGGCCAAGCACGAACAAAAAGTCTGCCAACTGATGAACCGCTATTTCGACTTGCTGCTGGTGCACGGCGACCCGCGCTTCCAGCCGTTGGAGGAGACTTTTTCGCGGGTGGCGGATCTGACTTGCCCGGTGCACTACACCGGCTACGTCGTCCAGCAGCCGCCCCCGGCCCCGCCCGCAGCCCTGCCCGCCGGGCCGCTCATCGTCACGAGCATCGGCGGCGGCCGCTTCGGCCACGAACTGATCGCATCGACCATCGGCGCTTCCGGGATCCTCCAGGACCGGCTGCCGCACCGCTTCGCCATCTTCTGCGGACCGTTTATGCCCGAGGAGACCTTCGAGCGCTTCCGAGCGCTGGCCACTTCCTTGCCGCGCACCACCGTCGAGCGCTACACGCCCCATCTACTCAGTTACCTGCAAAAAGCCGACCTGTCGATCAGCATGTCCGGCTACAACACGACGATGAACGTGCTGACTACCGGCGTGCGGGCGATGCTGCTCGCTTTTACCGGCAACGACGATCTCGAGCAAACGATCCGCTCCCAAAAACTCGAAGACCTGGGCGTCGTCGCCCGCATCCACCCGGAGGAGCTGCTGCCGGAGCGCTTCGCCCGCAAAATCCTCGCCTGCCTGGAGCGCGAGCCCACGACTTTTCATTTCGACCTCGACGGCGTGGCGCGCACGGCAGGACACCTCCGCGCCCTGCTTGCCCCCGCCCTGCCCACCGCCGCCGTCGGCCATTGCCGTTGATCCCGGGGCAGGGTTGCACCGCACCCCACTACCATCACCAACCGCTACCGAGGTGTGAGAGCCGCCATGAGCCTGAAAGTCTGCATCGCAACCCTTGAATTTCCCCCCGATGTCGGGGGGGTCGGCGAATCGGTCCACCGCATCGCCCACTTCCTGCGGGATCTGGGCTACGAAGTGCACATCGCCGTCTTTCGCTCGGAACCTAAGGCTGTGCTAAGCCAGGGTCCGCGCCGCGCCCAGTGCCTCACCACCGAGCAGGACGGCCTGAGCGTCCACCGCCTCAAACCGCCCATCCGCTCCGCCGATGCCTCCAAACAGGAGATGCTGAGCGATCTGTACTTTCAGCTGTGCGCCCTGCACCGGCGCTACAGCTTCGATGTGCTGCACGCCTTTTTCTTGAGCGAGACAGGCTATCTGTTCACCCTGCTCGGCCGCGAATACGGCGTGCCGGTGATCAACAGCATCCGCGGCTCGGACATCCACAAGCACATGTTCAGCCCGCTACTGCACGCCCAGATGGTCTGGACCCTCGAAAATTCCGCCTGGGTGACCTTTGTCAGCCGCGACCTGCAAAGCCGGGCAGCGCTCTTTGCCCCGGCCATCCGCGACAAATCGTCGGCTTTCTGGAATTCGATCGACCCGGTGCGCTTTGAGCATGTCGGGGATCCCCCCGTCCCTCCCCTGAGCGGCACCGTCATTGGCTCGGT harbors:
- a CDS encoding glycosyltransferase family protein, which translates into the protein MKKKLLFYCQHILGMGHLVRSMEIVRGLADDFQVCFINGGEQVPGFEVPAGIEVINLPAIKTDAAFRTLTVVGQADDLEAVQAARRDRLLAILHRFAPDALVIELFPFGRRRFSFELVPLLEAARAGGRTKVICSLRDIVVTKQDQAKHEQKVCQLMNRYFDLLLVHGDPRFQPLEETFSRVADLTCPVHYTGYVVQQPPPAPPAALPAGPLIVTSIGGGRFGHELIASTIGASGILQDRLPHRFAIFCGPFMPEETFERFRALATSLPRTTVERYTPHLLSYLQKADLSISMSGYNTTMNVLTTGVRAMLLAFTGNDDLEQTIRSQKLEDLGVVARIHPEELLPERFARKILACLEREPTTFHFDLDGVARTAGHLRALLAPALPTAAVGHCR
- a CDS encoding glycosyltransferase family 4 protein, translating into MSLKVCIATLEFPPDVGGVGESVHRIAHFLRDLGYEVHIAVFRSEPKAVLSQGPRRAQCLTTEQDGLSVHRLKPPIRSADASKQEMLSDLYFQLCALHRRYSFDVLHAFFLSETGYLFTLLGREYGVPVINSIRGSDIHKHMFSPLLHAQMVWTLENSAWVTFVSRDLQSRAALFAPAIRDKSSAFWNSIDPVRFEHVGDPPVPPLSGTVIGSVGRFRDKKGIEFLLDACGRLLAESLDVTLLLVGDFVPKEAAYWQLEVENAGLGDRLVVTGLLPREQALACYALLDIFVIPSLHDGCPNALLEAMTAGRAIVGTRADAIGEILDHERDALLVPPCDSEALAAALGRLVASPDLRRQLGEAARYKVSEWLAPWIEQQHWSEIYRHVLQQTDAAAHSLPATAVELPLAADH